The following proteins are co-located in the Acropora palmata chromosome 11, jaAcrPala1.3, whole genome shotgun sequence genome:
- the LOC141897182 gene encoding uncharacterized protein LOC141897182, protein MKLQTLKFALTFGSAFVWFFLIVVDVCMFSRQKCLLGYQGILASLEGLPFGEPLEFYDDQQNLDDLPRGLNHHTWEKNCIKTTELLCNFPIFPKAPDKRRIINRTVLIELKDTETDAHRLFGFILPTSKGEYRFAVASNGFAEIWLSPSKNWRAAKKVAFIQPLYAKPTMAGAHFNVSATQISSEIHLKANVRYYIEILYTLGTQDKLEKFLIVAWKRPKQSKFEVINREFLSLFINDGAKDKYKMFDDDLPDAKSCATRSIHDYTNKHMKPETLPYLEHSDVSRALHFCAYQPSYLVDPKMFIGRNFTRYSGVKRHVRKTNTYPFSIVDGIARFKRAHVQFHAEQPLDEEEAWSVVLRYMDALEMNYDSKYKLESIRRIEKKTDPNKGGRYLLNLVVTDRKLGKRYLLSEYVFQPNGVNVPLCYPMGLQWNRTADVYLILTAKNLGRWVHHFIKNVERIVEETRDKNLHLIIYDFDSPDIDLKQAIQKSTLTKYHFIRKPGKYSRTTSFTEAIDSVKDPNAIVVTTDLHLDIGSQVIDDIRKHCSLGKTVYAPQIVSLACGGSSSVPKGYWYHYSYGTIAMYKQDWHNFGGFSQAFSNKSTWGGEDWDIIDNAVRSGLEIERKRSQFVYHYHHSKAGMW, encoded by the exons ATGAAATTGCAAACTTTAAAGTTTGCGCTCACTTTTGGATCAGCATTTGTCTGGTTTTTCTTGATTGTAGTTGATGTTTGTATGTTTAGTCGGCAAAAGTGTTTGCTAGGTTATCAAGGAATCCTTGCTTCACTGGAAGGACTTCCATTTGGAGAGCCATTGGAGTTTTATGATGATCAACAGAACTTGGATGACTTACCCAGAGGGTTAAATCACCATACATGGGAAAAGAATTGTATCAAGACAACGGAATTGCTTTGCAATTTTCCGATTTTCCCAAAGGCTCCGGATAAAAGACGAATTATAAACCGTACAGTACTTATAGAGCTGAAGGATACAGAAACTGACGCTCATCGACTGTTCGGCTTTATTCTTCCGACCTCAAAAGGCGAATATAGATTTGCTGTTGCATCTAATGGATTTGCTGAGATTTGGCTCAGTCCGAGTAAAAACTGGAGAGCAGCCAAGAAGGTTGCATTCATACAACCACTCTATGCAAAACCCACAATGGCTGGAGCacattttaatgtttctgCGACGCAGATTTCATCCGAAATCCATCTGAAAGCTAATGTTAGATATTACATAGAGATATTGTACACCCTAGGCACTCAAGacaaattggaaaaatttctTATCGTTGCTTGGAAACGGCCCAAACAAAGCAAGTTTGAGGTTATCAACCGCGAGTTTCTATCACTTTTTATAAACGACGGCGCCAAAGACAAATACAAGATGTTTGATGATGATTTGCCAGATGCAAAGTCGTGTGCTACAAGGAGTATACATGATTATACGAACAAGCATATGAAGCCAGAGACCTTGCCTTACTTGGAACATTCTGATGTCAGCAGAGCATTACATTTTTGTGCGTACCAGCCAAGTTACCTTGTAGATCCTAAAATGTTTATTGGACGCAATTTTACGCGGTATAGCGGAGTCAAACGTCATGTGCGGAAAACGAACACGTACCCCTTTTCCATTGTTGACGGTATTGCGCGGTTTAAGAGGGCGCATGTCCAGTTTCACGCCGAACAACCTTTAGATGAAGAAGAGGCATGGTCGGTAGTGTTAAGATATATGGACGCACTTGAGATGAACTACGATAG TAAATACAAATTAGAATCCATAAGACGTATAGAGAAGAAAACAGATCCAAATAAAGGAGGGAGGTACCTCCTCAATCTTGTTGTTACAGACCGTAAATTGGGCAAGAGGTATCTGTTGTCAGAATATGTTTTTCAACCCAACGGCGTCAACGTTCCGCTGTGTTATCCCATGGGACTACAATGGAACAGGACTGCTGATGTCTATTTAATCCTAACAGCCAAGAACCTCGGCCGATGGGTTCACCATTTTATCAAGAACGTAGAGAGAATCGTTGAAGAAACAAGGGACAAAAACTTGCACCTTATAATCTATGATTTTGATAGTCCAGATATCGACTTGAAGCAAGCTATCCAAAAAAGTACCTTGACGAAGTACCATTTTATCAGAAAGCCCGGAAAGTATTCGCGTACAACCTCTTTCACAGAAGCAATAGATTCGGTAAAAGACCCAAACGCTATTGTTGTCACCACAGATTTGCATCTCGACATTGGAAGTCAAGTTATTGATGATATTCGCAAG CACTGTTCTCTTGGCAAGACCGTGTACGCACCACAAATAGTATCCTTAGCTTGTGGAGGAAGCAGCTCTGTTCCCAAAGGATACTGGTACCACTACAGCTATGGAACAATCGCTATGTACAAGCAGGATTGGCACAATTTCGGAGGATTCTCCCAGGCCTTTAGCAACAAGAGCACATGGGGAGGCGAAGACTGGGACATAATTGACAATGCTGTCAGGAGTGGACTGGAGATAGAGAGGAAGCGCTCACAATTTGtatatcattatcatcacaGCAAAGCTGGAATGTGGTGA
- the LOC141897191 gene encoding uncharacterized protein LOC141897191, protein MHNVGCHQNKRNNHAYQNRREHHKHKEFHQSTTICLSKNRSIEHISVVFGVPTENSIDSIIMKKLHELTEFFLNEEHNRVLKFREGVTFIWRKNKPVKEEPALRRTCSENVLSKGEPKRLGNTSSVEGLDILSWLHKSMATVRRTVKVEKNPVKTTNNEALPVKSCLRHSQKESIAQNSKHVTFSTYALILSAASLNAVPELHELLDKYPSYINKPSSSGETALHKAASKGNLDCIKLLIERGANANVLDKQGRTPLLLAWEYEHYECHKQMLISLK, encoded by the coding sequence ATGCACAACGTGGGGTGtcaccaaaacaaaaggaacaatCATGCATATCAAAATCGTCGTGAACATCACAAACATAAAGAGTTTCATCAGTCTACTACAATTTGTCTGTCAAAGAATCGGTCTATCGAACATATTTCAGTCGTCTTTGGAGTTCCCACTGAAAACTCCATCGACTCAATCATCATGAAGAAACTTCACGAGTTAACAGAATTTTTCCTCAACGAAGAACACAATCGAGTTTTGAAGTTTAGAGAGGGAGTTACTTTCATATGGAGAAAAAATAAACCTGTCAAGGAGGAACCAGCGCTTCGAAGAACTTGCTCAGAAAACGTTTTATCGAAAGGTGAACCTAAACGACTGGGAAACACAAGTAGCGTTGAAGGATTAGATATTCTTTCATGGCTCCACAAATCAATGGCGACTGTTCGGAGAACTGTGAAAGTAGAGAAAAACCCGGTTAAAACGACCAATAATGAAGCACTTCCTGTGAAATCGTGCCTTCGACACTCGCAAAAAGAATCCATTGCTCAAAACTCCAAACATGTGACATTTTCAACTTACGCTTTGATACTATCGGCAGCGAGCTTGAACGCCGTCCCTGAACTTCATGAACTTTTAGACAAATATCCTTCGTACATCAACAAGCCAAGTTCCTCGGGAGAAACTGCTCTGCACAAAGCTGCGTCTAAAGGAAATCTAGACTGCATTAAATTGCTTATTGAACGAGGAGCAAATGCAAATGTCTTGGACAAGCAAGGAAGAACACCATTATTACTGGCATGGGAATACGAACATTACGAATGCCATAAACAAATGTTAATTTCCTTGAAATAA
- the LOC141897183 gene encoding uncharacterized protein LOC141897183, producing the protein MDLENADPEVEAGGNVSKEDMSDTAEKAHESESIKSASYWNQIDKEELERERMEEEKKGKITEEELPKSGSARRAKEIFESKPQEKGKNTPLDLEILSGVTKATLRKYQENQTSDSSSSQREMEDLQEIKGGIAASHRDAFEKGKVSNVERSKGVAGEENLPTAGIASKTRASIEAGAVIRAEDRYVRETDVAEEMPTAGSASAVRRRFERKNEDEDKAKRRLSYEPLEGEAKGRLAMYMQSVEESTQKKQFPDEEDARPPPGAARGVRQMFEQDTVIHAEANRQDSWKEELPQSGSAKASKEALKAAATKGYEKQQVEDEGLTIGKASSTRSRFEKGEFENRKLIDREEPIVSSVFAKEQMKQYTEAVQNQAPRRRTMDSEQEDLQAARGIALAVKANYEKEGAPHVETKRTIADEDFSSIQGRTKETTRDIESGSFIKETPKMVETEDFGVTQGLAKQTTHQIEKGELIKETHKMVVDEDFTGVSGIAKQTTQQIEKGELIKETHKMVEDEDFAGVSGVVKGTSDRINSGETIKEAPDGNFDEGEVNGSMLENGVEH; encoded by the exons ATGGATCTCGAAAACGCTGATCCCGAAGTCGAAGCGGGAGGGAATGTTTCGAAGGAGGACATGAGTGATACTGCGGAAAAAGCTCATGAGTCGGAATCGATAAAGAGCGCAAGTTATTGGAACCAAATCGATAAAGAAGAACTGGAACGCGAGCGAAT GGAGgaagagaaaaaaggaaagatcACAGAGGAAGAACTACCGAAAAGTGGAAGCGCTAGACGAGCAAAGGAAATTTTTGAGTCGAAACCACAGGAGAAGGGTAAGAATACACCACTGGATTTGGAGATTCTTTCTGGTGTTACCAAAGCCACTTTGAGGAAATACCAGGAGAATCAGACCTCTGACTCGTCTTCTAGTCAACGAGagatggaggatcttcaagaAATAAAGGGTGGAATAGCTGCTTCCCACAGAGACGCCTTCGAAAAAGGCAAAGTGAGCAATGTAGAGAGAAGCAAAGGTGTCGCAGGGGAGGAAAACTTACCGACGGCTGGTATCGCGTCCAAGACCCGCGCAAGTATTGAGGCAGGAGCTGTCATCCGCGCGGAAGACCGATACGTCCGTGAGACGGATGTGGCCGAAGAAATGCCGACGGCTGGTTCGGCTTCGGCAGTTCGCCGAAGATTTGAACgcaaaaatgaagatgaagaCAAGGCAAAGAGGAGATTAAGTTATGAACCTCTGGAGGGTGAAGCAAAAGGGCGATTGGCAATGTACATGCAAAGTGTAGAGGAGTCCACACAGAAAAAACAGTTTCCAGATGAAGAGGATGCACGACCTCCTCCTGGAGCAGCGCGTGGTGTTCGGCAGATGTTTGAACAGGATACAGTCATTCACGCCGAAGCAAATCGTCAGGATTCGTGGAAAGAGGAACTTCCCCAGTCGGGTTCAGCGAAAGCTAGCAAAGAGGCGCTCAAAGCAGCCGCCACCAAAGGCTACGAGAAACAACAAGTGGAGGACGAGGGTTTAACGATAGGGAAAGCGTCATCGACTAGATCTCGTTTCGAAAAGGGAGAATTCGAAAATCGGAAGCTCATTGATCGAGAGGAGCCTATCGTATCCTCTGTGTTTGCAAAGGAGCAAATGAAACAATACACAGAAGCGGTGCAAAATCAAGCTCCAAGAAGGAGAACCATGGATAGCGAGCAGGAAGATCTACAGGCAGCCAGAGGGATAGCTTTAGCTGTCAAGGCAAACTATGAAAAGGAAGGCGCTCCACACGTGGAAACCAAGCGAACTATTGCAGACGAAGACTTTTCGAGTATCCAGGGCCGTACGAAAGAAACCACCCGAGACATCGAATCTGGTAGCTTCATCAAAGAGACGCCCAAGATGGTGGAAACTGAGGACTTTGGAGTAACCCAGGGGCTTGCTAAACAAACTACACACCAGATTGAAAAAGGCGAATTAATCAAGGAGACCCATAAAATGGTGGTGGACGAAGATTTTACTGGCGTTTCCGGTATTGCTAAACAAACGACACAGCAAATTGAAAAGGGCGAGTTAATCAAGGAAACTCACAAAATGGTAGAAGACGAGGATTTCGCCGGCGTATCAGGGGTGGTCAAAGGAACAAGCGACCGCATCAATAGTGGAGAAACGATTAAGGAGGCTCCTGATGGTAACTTTGACGAGGGCGAAGTAAATGGCTCCATGTTGGAAAATGGAGTTGAGCACTGA
- the LOC141897190 gene encoding protein ILRUN-like, which produces MDVDCDFDSDLLSKFSCLGTTDRDVLINELQRLLDFQLNPTGCAFFLDMTNWNLQAAIGAYYDFNSTQDKLPSMTFVRDVTIGEGESVPPNTTFVKTWRIQNNGSSAWPSGVFLKYTSGDQLGPVNLVSVKPLDPGEYYDLSINMISPSKMGMYQGQWRMCNPAGQYFGDIIWVIICVEESGLLGLTQQLSSLGREMISSQGSSPISPTNNPFQLSTPLGNSPQPIYSVPHNSPANGVVHVSPARRLLFNSMINVEEPLITPTTQGESSLSNKDEETLINDLGDASILVDSERDNT; this is translated from the exons ATGGATGTTGATTGCGACTTCGACAGTGATCTTTTGTCAAAGTTTAGTTGCCTTGGAACAACGGACCGCGATGTTCTTATAAATGAGCTTCAACGGTTGTTAGATTTTCAACTGAATCCCACAGGATGCGCTTTCTTTCTTGACATGACAAATTG GAACCTTCAG GCGGCAATTGGGGCATATTATGACTTTAATAGTACTCAGGACAAGTTACCAAGTATGACATTTGTTCGCGATGTGACCATTGGTGAAGGGGAATCTGTCCCACCCAACACAACATTTGTGAAAACTTGGAGAATTCAAAATAATG GTAGCAGTGCTTGGCCATCAGGAGTTTTTCTAAAATACACATCTGGTGATCAACTTGGTCCTGTTAATTTAGTATCAGTTAAACCTCTGGATCCTGGGGAATATTATGATCTCAGCATCAACATGATATCTCCCAGTAAAATGGGAATGTATCAAGGCCAATGGCGCATGTGCAATCCTGCAGGACAGTATTTTGGAG ACATCATATGGGTTATTATATGCGTTGAAGAAAGTGGACTTCTGGGACTTACACAACAGTTGTCATCATTAGGAAGAGAAATGATCTCAAGTCAAGGATCAAGTCCTATATCACCAACTAATAATCCATTTCAGCTTTCAACACCTCTTGGAAATTCACCACAACCTATTTATTCAGTTCCACATAACAGTCCAGCTAATGGAGTAGTGCATGTTTCACCAGCTAGGAGATTGCTTTTTAACTCAATG ATCAATGTTGAAGAACCACTTATAACACCCACCACACAAGGTGAATCGTCATTAAGTAATAAAGATGAAGAGACTTTAATTAATGATTTAGGAGATGCTTCAATTTTAGTTGATTCAGAGCGTGATAATACTTGA